The region CCCCCGCCGTCCGCGCCTCGGCGATGAACCGCTGAGCGTCGGCGCGCGCTTCCTCGATCTTCGCGCGGTGCTGCAACAGCAGCAGCGCCGCCTCATCGCGATCCCGCTTCGCCGCCTCGATGGCTTCCCGAAGCGCGGCCTCGCGCGCCTCGACCGCGGCGGTGATCGGCTTGAACGCGTACCTGGCGAGAACGATCCAGAGCGTGATGAAGATTACGAGCACCCAGAACATCACTCCAGTGTTCGCGGACATGAGACTCGTGCCTTCCGCGGGCTCGGCCGCGTATGCCGGAGCCGCGAGGAGAAGCAACGGGAGCGTCAGGATCTTGCGCATGTCTCTACCCTGGTGACGTCGCACCGGGCCCGGGCCCGATACGACGCGAGGTTGTTAGGCGACGTACTTGGTCGCGATCATGAACGCCACGACGATCGCGAACAGGCCGGGCGCGTCGATGAGCGCCGCGAGAATGAGCGATCCCGTCTGAATCTTGCCGGCCATCTCCGGCTGTCTGGCCATGCCTTCCATGGCCTGGCCGCCCAGG is a window of Gemmatimonadaceae bacterium DNA encoding:
- the atpE gene encoding ATP synthase F0 subunit C, translated to MDLFLLQEAVAAPGTNYAAAWAQLGAGIGAGLAVIGVGLGIGRLGGQAMEGMARQPEMAGKIQTGSLILAALIDAPGLFAIVVAFMIATKYVA
- the atpF gene encoding F0F1 ATP synthase subunit B produces the protein MRKILTLPLLLLAAPAYAAEPAEGTSLMSANTGVMFWVLVIFITLWIVLARYAFKPITAAVEAREAALREAIEAAKRDRDEAALLLLQHRAKIEEARADAQRFIAEARTAGEKVRAHMLEETKAEQQEMLERARREIEAERDRAIAQLRREAVELAISGAEKVIERNLDSDANRKIVETFLASIPASKPDRASR